The proteins below are encoded in one region of Streptomyces cyanogenus:
- a CDS encoding peptidase inhibitor family I36 protein, protein MPRDQIACPRGFVCIYPDINFNGQPYVKRAVDGSVRHLPDYIRGKGSSIINNSSRTARVYQKDNYFGRHVCVGREGGTISDLRSYQLNDTTHSLRNNNTPCGAA, encoded by the coding sequence ATGCCCCGGGACCAGATCGCGTGCCCGCGCGGGTTCGTCTGCATCTACCCCGACATCAACTTCAACGGCCAGCCCTACGTCAAACGCGCCGTCGACGGGTCGGTACGGCACCTGCCGGACTACATCCGCGGCAAGGGCAGCTCCATCATCAACAACAGCAGCCGCACTGCACGCGTCTACCAGAAGGACAACTACTTCGGCCGGCACGTCTGCGTCGGACGAGAAGGCGGCACCATCAGCGACCTGCGTTCCTACCAGCTCAACGACACCACACACAGCCTGCGCAACAACAACACCCCATGCGGCGCCGCGTAA
- a CDS encoding DNA/RNA non-specific endonuclease — protein sequence MTSSPDPTPDADALTRESLTNRTGYDERFLGPAVPLPRPVDPGIETVILPYTHFSVVFRPDRRLAASTGVVINGQQLIEADRTNDWRFDPRLPDGKQAGDPVYKNNPLDKGHLVRRLDPVWGTASETSAANSDTFHYTNAAPQMDLFNQGKKLWQGLEDFLLNHAKTFHRKLAVFTGPVLEDSDPPYRGIQVPLRFWKVAAFMQDGELAATAYVLDQSPDLSRDAAARAMADAARAGDPPPLGAFRTFQVPVADVAEITGLDLGPLPAADRLPPHVRAAKGWTQLERFEDIVV from the coding sequence ATGACGTCTTCGCCTGATCCCACGCCTGATGCCGACGCCTTGACTCGCGAATCCCTCACGAACCGCACGGGCTACGACGAGCGGTTCCTGGGACCAGCTGTCCCGCTGCCCCGCCCGGTGGATCCAGGCATCGAGACTGTGATCCTGCCGTATACACATTTCAGCGTGGTGTTCCGCCCTGACCGACGACTGGCCGCATCAACCGGTGTGGTGATCAACGGCCAACAGCTGATCGAAGCGGACCGCACCAACGACTGGCGATTTGACCCGCGCCTTCCCGACGGAAAGCAAGCGGGTGACCCCGTCTACAAGAACAACCCACTCGACAAGGGCCATCTGGTCCGCAGGCTTGATCCGGTCTGGGGTACGGCAAGTGAGACGTCAGCCGCGAACAGCGACACGTTCCACTACACGAACGCAGCGCCGCAGATGGATCTCTTCAACCAGGGAAAGAAACTCTGGCAGGGGCTGGAAGACTTCCTGCTCAACCATGCCAAGACCTTCCACCGCAAGCTGGCAGTGTTCACCGGTCCGGTCCTTGAAGACTCCGACCCGCCCTACCGCGGTATCCAGGTGCCGCTGCGCTTTTGGAAGGTCGCAGCCTTCATGCAGGACGGTGAGCTCGCGGCTACCGCGTACGTCCTCGACCAAAGCCCCGACCTGTCCCGCGATGCCGCTGCACGAGCTATGGCTGACGCAGCGCGGGCTGGCGACCCCCCGCCACTGGGAGCCTTCCGCACCTTCCAGGTACCGGTGGCTGACGTCGCGGAGATCACCGGCTTGGACCTGGGCCCGCTTCCCGCCGCAGACCGACTGCCTCCGCATGTGCGGGCCGCGAAGGGTTGGACGCAATTGGAGCGGTTCGAGGACATCGTAGTGTGA
- a CDS encoding NucA/NucB deoxyribonuclease domain-containing protein has protein sequence MSAAAPALASADQRSDLRVESYVLPLGEVRSSLQELATPQGRNKLQQLAGQAESGARLAQETRGPAAGYAPESRRASGYALSSDESRGAPGAGPGATAPEPSRKMTFDECKKGLGSDNPFFVKSRFAVCDGASFVQEWLVNGRPTGASMFNLRVVGTIAKNSRTIDYQYYYTDFKVTGRTGALTMPISTKGTTPKTWPSGAHFTHGGNMPGTKTWTQLKALRTFHHTMNAKPGQGSGRSDVLAAVYEPVVSFQPPAPWQLSGDTGGKLFMLAPLWDAASYLPNSTGGGNPAKKGAASFAYYASLTLSAKAGAEERAEAQHIKTAFTHPEDTKPYMSAKKVPGQTVKAPLHRTVSAQRNEDNRKAAKKQCRRYWGDGYSHGGTRDCDEYPFASTYEGAAEHDYDPEVRKFNFSVKPIAKEDNQAGGLILKSFYSKNRILDGMNDGFTVRIIG, from the coding sequence GTGTCCGCAGCCGCCCCGGCGTTGGCGAGCGCGGACCAGCGAAGCGATCTGCGAGTGGAGTCGTACGTCCTGCCGCTCGGTGAGGTGAGGTCGTCGCTGCAGGAACTGGCGACTCCCCAGGGGCGGAACAAGTTGCAGCAGTTGGCGGGGCAGGCCGAGTCTGGCGCGCGGCTGGCGCAGGAGACGAGGGGGCCGGCGGCTGGCTATGCGCCCGAGTCGCGTCGGGCCTCCGGTTACGCGTTGTCGAGCGACGAGTCAAGGGGGGCGCCGGGGGCCGGGCCGGGTGCGACGGCACCGGAACCGTCGAGGAAGATGACGTTCGACGAGTGCAAAAAGGGCTTGGGCTCCGACAACCCGTTCTTCGTGAAGTCACGGTTCGCTGTATGTGATGGCGCGTCGTTCGTGCAGGAGTGGCTTGTCAACGGCCGTCCCACCGGTGCCAGCATGTTCAACCTGCGCGTCGTCGGAACCATCGCGAAGAACAGTCGCACCATCGACTACCAGTACTACTACACCGATTTCAAGGTGACCGGCAGGACAGGGGCACTGACCATGCCCATCAGCACCAAGGGAACCACCCCGAAGACCTGGCCGTCCGGCGCCCACTTCACGCACGGCGGGAACATGCCCGGCACCAAGACGTGGACGCAGTTGAAGGCGCTGCGCACGTTCCACCACACGATGAACGCCAAGCCCGGCCAGGGAAGCGGACGCTCGGATGTGCTGGCCGCGGTCTACGAGCCCGTGGTCAGTTTCCAACCGCCGGCTCCCTGGCAGCTGAGCGGCGACACAGGCGGCAAGCTGTTCATGCTCGCACCACTATGGGACGCGGCGTCCTATCTGCCCAACTCCACCGGTGGCGGAAACCCGGCGAAGAAGGGTGCGGCAAGCTTCGCCTACTACGCGTCGCTGACTCTGAGTGCGAAGGCGGGCGCGGAAGAACGCGCCGAAGCCCAGCACATCAAGACGGCGTTCACGCATCCGGAGGACACCAAGCCGTACATGTCGGCCAAGAAGGTGCCCGGCCAGACCGTCAAGGCTCCGCTGCACCGGACAGTGAGCGCGCAACGGAACGAGGACAACCGCAAGGCGGCGAAGAAGCAGTGCAGGCGCTACTGGGGGGACGGGTACTCCCATGGCGGGACGCGGGACTGCGACGAATACCCGTTCGCCAGTACCTATGAAGGTGCCGCGGAACACGACTACGACCCTGAGGTACGGAAGTTCAACTTCTCGGTGAAACCCATAGCCAAGGAAGACAACCAGGCTGGTGGGCTCATCCTGAAGAGCTTCTACAGCAAGAACCGAATCCTCGACGGCATGAACGACGGCTTCACCGTCAGGATCATCGGCTGA
- a CDS encoding LamG-like jellyroll fold domain-containing protein, with translation MEDRTEYSTTQANPDGSFTLTQSTTPQRVKEKGGGWGTVDPVLERRPDGRIAPKGAVVDLSFSGAGTGSGLIRLGKDGRSVTLDWSGPLPEPTLNGPTATYANVFDGVDLQLTATAEGYREILVVKSPQAAQNPALEQVKLAASGDGLSVVPGAGGGLRAIDEDGNALFRGPAGQMWDSAGDSQTGPQTQLTRTNAATPAQGPDNDDPSQPGQGDTTAVLPVKVDDDAIAVHPDLNLLRGKETVYPVYIDPAIGLGVSERTKLSSDGDKFWMFDGDKGVGKCGTADGYYCGGGYVDRMYFEFAPTKLAGKRVLDATFRARETWSFNCDPHWLDLVRTDNISEGTRWPGPKQLDLMGDQNVAAGRGDLCSPDQPDKWIEFNDSSKESDENLTGTVRSFADGKISRLTLMLRAKDEGDPRAWKRFDDSAELQVVFAYKPGVPTNVGVIPGTGTTGYCNKSSSDPLVVTRKDPMVQARVQTLVEAHKGDEEGSLQAEYVVERGDDAAWHQVWTGHMPDTGWHPDETLEKLRTSDRADKGLYRYKARTQSHWSYDGKSGDLWSPYSSWCYFKIDSTAPKAPRISAGSPYTECTANLCEGKGGPGIPGTFTFQPNTADLDASGHTDVTAYEYKLLTTRTKSVAGTTKVAVKDVAPLLSGTQVLSVRAKDVHDRWGTPAEFTFKVSPPPGAVGRWHFNDAAPGSGATLAKDTATEGTRHDATLQTAGAGWSSLGRRGDADYSLWLNDGSDDTQRSGYAATAAPAVNTKDSFTISSWVYLTDASQTHVVLSAPGTNASAFTLYYSAGYKKWVFNRTATDVKDNPVFLRSIADAGPPPLNAWTHLAAVFDTKADTDKTNDTIQLFVNGRPQGQPVVLNAVSSAYQPWASTAGMQFGRSLADGAYGENFRGRLDEISVWQYALSPEQIAQEAKLTEDDTAASELVAYWDAASSTGSQIKELSPYPAPALALSSTGAVLDEDNNALLLDGTSGYASATGPVTDETGSFTVSAHVRLDADKLAAKPVGYQAQVAGQAIGGESSWALWVVKPAADTYQWKFTRTAVGTDGKVSPSAQVAAGDLAELNTGVDVTGVYDAQEAWQWTDPTDSSKTEDRMGRLHLYVGGMEQPGDDASGFSAVQQGSGTLSAGRGTAAGSTGHYLPGALESLRIWTGAMNSEQIQSQVLDAPDSV, from the coding sequence ATGGAGGACCGTACCGAGTACTCCACGACCCAGGCGAACCCGGACGGTTCGTTCACGCTCACGCAGTCCACGACTCCCCAGCGGGTGAAGGAGAAGGGCGGCGGCTGGGGAACGGTGGACCCGGTGCTGGAGCGGCGTCCGGACGGGCGGATTGCTCCCAAGGGCGCGGTGGTGGACCTGTCGTTCTCCGGCGCCGGCACTGGATCGGGCCTGATCCGTCTGGGCAAGGACGGACGGTCGGTCACGCTGGACTGGAGCGGGCCGCTGCCGGAGCCGACGCTGAACGGCCCGACCGCCACCTACGCGAACGTCTTCGACGGTGTGGACCTGCAGCTGACGGCGACCGCCGAGGGCTACCGGGAGATCCTCGTCGTCAAGAGCCCCCAGGCCGCGCAGAATCCCGCTCTGGAACAGGTCAAGCTCGCTGCCTCCGGGGACGGCCTGTCCGTGGTGCCGGGAGCGGGTGGCGGCCTGCGCGCTATCGACGAGGACGGCAACGCCCTCTTCCGCGGGCCGGCGGGGCAGATGTGGGACTCAGCCGGTGACAGCCAAACAGGCCCCCAAACCCAGCTGACACGCACCAACGCGGCAACCCCCGCACAGGGACCGGACAACGATGATCCCTCCCAGCCGGGGCAGGGTGATACCACCGCCGTGCTGCCGGTGAAGGTCGACGACGATGCGATCGCCGTGCACCCGGACCTGAACCTCTTGCGCGGCAAGGAAACGGTCTACCCCGTCTACATCGACCCCGCGATCGGCCTGGGTGTCTCAGAGCGTACGAAGCTGTCCTCCGACGGTGACAAGTTCTGGATGTTCGACGGCGACAAGGGCGTCGGCAAGTGCGGTACCGCAGACGGCTACTACTGTGGCGGCGGCTACGTCGACCGCATGTACTTCGAGTTCGCCCCCACCAAGCTGGCCGGCAAGCGTGTTTTGGATGCCACCTTCCGGGCCCGTGAGACTTGGTCGTTCAACTGCGACCCGCACTGGCTGGACCTGGTGCGCACCGACAACATCTCCGAGGGCACCCGCTGGCCCGGCCCTAAGCAGCTGGACCTGATGGGTGACCAGAACGTCGCGGCGGGGCGCGGAGACCTGTGCAGCCCGGACCAGCCGGACAAGTGGATAGAGTTCAACGACAGCTCCAAAGAATCGGACGAGAACCTCACCGGAACCGTCCGCTCTTTCGCGGACGGTAAGATCAGCCGGCTCACCCTGATGTTGCGTGCGAAGGATGAGGGTGACCCGCGGGCGTGGAAGCGGTTCGATGACAGCGCCGAACTGCAGGTCGTGTTCGCCTACAAGCCGGGCGTGCCCACCAATGTCGGCGTGATCCCGGGTACCGGGACAACGGGCTACTGCAACAAATCCTCTTCCGACCCTCTGGTGGTGACGCGTAAGGATCCGATGGTCCAGGCCCGCGTCCAGACGCTGGTCGAAGCGCACAAGGGCGACGAGGAAGGCTCCCTGCAGGCCGAGTACGTGGTCGAGCGCGGGGACGACGCCGCCTGGCACCAGGTGTGGACCGGGCACATGCCCGACACCGGCTGGCACCCGGACGAGACGCTGGAAAAGCTGCGGACCAGCGATCGCGCCGACAAGGGCCTGTACCGGTACAAGGCCCGAACACAGTCGCACTGGTCGTATGACGGCAAGAGCGGCGACCTCTGGTCGCCCTACAGCTCCTGGTGCTACTTCAAGATCGACTCAACCGCACCCAAAGCGCCCCGTATCAGTGCCGGCTCTCCGTACACCGAGTGCACAGCGAACCTGTGCGAAGGCAAGGGAGGCCCCGGTATCCCCGGGACCTTCACCTTCCAGCCGAACACCGCGGACCTCGATGCGTCCGGGCACACCGATGTCACCGCCTATGAGTACAAGCTGCTGACCACGCGCACCAAGTCGGTCGCCGGGACGACGAAGGTCGCGGTGAAGGACGTAGCTCCACTCCTGTCGGGCACACAGGTGCTGTCGGTTCGGGCCAAGGACGTTCACGACCGATGGGGCACGCCCGCAGAGTTCACCTTCAAGGTGTCCCCACCCCCAGGCGCTGTAGGACGCTGGCACTTCAACGACGCAGCCCCCGGATCGGGAGCGACGCTGGCCAAGGACACGGCGACGGAGGGCACCCGGCACGACGCCACACTGCAGACGGCGGGTGCGGGCTGGTCCAGCCTCGGCCGCCGTGGCGATGCCGACTACTCGTTGTGGCTGAACGACGGCTCGGACGACACCCAGCGCTCCGGCTACGCCGCCACCGCCGCGCCGGCCGTGAACACCAAGGACTCCTTCACTATCTCGTCCTGGGTCTACCTGACCGACGCCTCCCAGACGCACGTGGTGTTGTCGGCCCCAGGCACGAATGCCTCGGCCTTCACGCTGTACTACTCCGCCGGCTACAAGAAATGGGTATTCAACCGCACCGCTACCGACGTCAAGGACAACCCGGTCTTCCTGCGCTCGATCGCCGATGCAGGGCCGCCGCCGCTGAACGCCTGGACCCATCTGGCAGCCGTCTTCGACACCAAGGCTGACACGGACAAGACGAACGACACCATCCAGCTGTTCGTCAACGGCCGGCCGCAGGGCCAGCCCGTCGTGCTGAACGCGGTGTCTTCCGCCTACCAGCCCTGGGCATCCACGGCCGGTATGCAGTTCGGCCGCTCACTGGCCGACGGTGCCTATGGTGAAAACTTCCGCGGCCGTCTCGACGAGATCTCAGTGTGGCAGTACGCGCTCAGCCCCGAGCAAATCGCCCAGGAGGCCAAGCTCACCGAGGACGATACGGCAGCCAGCGAACTCGTCGCATACTGGGATGCCGCGTCCTCGACCGGCTCCCAGATCAAGGAGCTGAGTCCCTACCCGGCGCCAGCCCTGGCGCTGTCGTCCACCGGCGCGGTGTTGGACGAGGACAACAACGCGCTGCTCTTGGACGGAACGTCCGGCTACGCCTCGGCGACCGGCCCGGTGACCGACGAGACAGGCTCGTTCACCGTCTCCGCTCACGTTCGGCTGGACGCCGACAAACTGGCGGCCAAGCCCGTCGGTTACCAGGCCCAGGTGGCCGGCCAGGCGATCGGCGGAGAGTCGTCATGGGCGCTGTGGGTGGTCAAGCCCGCAGCGGACACCTACCAGTGGAAGTTCACCCGCACCGCCGTGGGAACGGACGGCAAGGTCAGCCCGAGCGCGCAGGTGGCAGCCGGCGACCTTGCCGAGCTCAACACGGGCGTGGACGTCACCGGCGTCTATGACGCGCAGGAAGCATGGCAGTGGACCGACCCCACTGACTCCTCCAAGACCGAGGATCGCATGGGCCGACTTCACCTGTACGTCGGTGGTATGGAGCAGCCCGGTGATGATGCCTCCGGCTTCTCCGCGGTCCAGCAGGGCAGTGGAACGCTGTCCGCAGGCAGGGGAACAGCCGCCGGCTCCACGGGGCACTACCTGCCCGGCGCACTGGAATCCCTGCGGATCTGGACCGGAGCGATGAACTCCGAACAAATCCAGTCACAGGTTCTGGACGCCCCGGACAGCGTCTGA
- a CDS encoding HNH endonuclease family protein, whose protein sequence is MRRAAFSLPATTLVLIGVSAAPALAEPPAPPSTATARQELAALTVAAPHSMDGYARDKFDIWSSQPGGCTTRQTVLARDGKDVQDKPGSCQPASGSWYSIYDETTVTDVTKATIDHMVPLAEAWRSGADNWSADQRKAFGNDLKDPQLLIASEASNTSKSDSGPADWKPANHGFWCTYAKDYTHIKSVWKLTTTDAEKTALSSMLDTCTN, encoded by the coding sequence ATGCGCCGCGCCGCCTTCAGCCTGCCCGCCACCACCCTGGTACTGATCGGTGTCAGTGCCGCCCCGGCCCTGGCCGAACCGCCCGCACCACCGTCCACCGCGACCGCCCGACAGGAACTGGCCGCCCTCACCGTCGCCGCCCCACACTCGATGGACGGCTACGCCCGCGACAAGTTCGACATCTGGTCCAGCCAGCCCGGCGGCTGCACCACCCGCCAGACGGTCCTGGCCCGCGACGGCAAGGACGTCCAGGACAAGCCCGGAAGCTGCCAGCCGGCATCCGGCTCCTGGTACTCCATCTACGACGAAACCACCGTTACCGACGTAACCAAGGCCACCATCGACCACATGGTCCCCCTCGCCGAAGCCTGGCGCTCCGGCGCTGACAACTGGAGCGCCGACCAGCGCAAAGCGTTCGGAAACGACCTCAAAGACCCGCAGCTGCTGATCGCCTCGGAGGCCTCCAACACCTCCAAGTCCGACAGCGGCCCGGCCGACTGGAAGCCGGCCAACCACGGCTTCTGGTGCACCTACGCCAAGGACTACACCCACATCAAGTCCGTCTGGAAGCTGACCACCACCGACGCGGAGAAGACGGCACTGTCCTCCATGCTCGACACCTGCACCAACTGA
- a CDS encoding NucA/NucB deoxyribonuclease domain-containing protein: MTGLAAGPASNATCTINKITVNRFSECEWVTIHVDVIKVINGRPVIEGTVDFDVKHQMTLKTNSANWSEKFHVSKARTTRAGKGVAANIAAASGGGTKASVHFSQGHILSSGAADGSVGYKTSIPPKKINPKAKTKYTYTFTKPGYTPGTVSYNSAAYRCDNYYGSSRTSRAGCAIPEVPTAVSMVGLARIDEGIRKLRARGGHYGDPNGGKPLHWMINKRQEDANRKAVCPRSAPPDMKRAGRTSCDEYPFASSYEGGTHLHANQREITWVKVQENKSQGGRITAWRGQMHVMDHDPFYVIA, encoded by the coding sequence GTGACCGGACTTGCAGCCGGGCCGGCATCCAATGCCACCTGCACCATCAACAAGATCACGGTCAACCGGTTCAGCGAGTGCGAGTGGGTGACCATCCACGTCGACGTCATCAAGGTCATCAACGGGCGACCCGTCATCGAAGGCACCGTCGACTTCGACGTCAAGCACCAGATGACCCTGAAGACGAACTCCGCCAACTGGTCGGAAAAGTTCCACGTCTCCAAGGCGCGCACCACGCGCGCGGGCAAGGGCGTTGCCGCCAACATCGCCGCTGCTTCGGGAGGCGGCACCAAGGCCAGCGTCCACTTCTCGCAGGGCCACATCCTCAGCAGCGGCGCGGCGGATGGCAGCGTCGGCTACAAGACCAGCATCCCTCCGAAGAAGATCAACCCGAAGGCGAAGACCAAGTACACCTACACCTTCACCAAGCCCGGCTACACCCCGGGCACCGTCTCCTACAACTCGGCCGCCTACCGCTGCGACAACTACTACGGCAGCAGCCGAACCAGCCGGGCCGGCTGCGCCATCCCGGAAGTCCCCACCGCCGTGAGCATGGTCGGCCTGGCCCGCATCGACGAAGGCATCCGCAAGCTCCGCGCACGTGGCGGCCACTACGGTGACCCCAACGGCGGCAAGCCGCTGCACTGGATGATCAACAAGCGGCAGGAGGACGCGAACCGGAAGGCGGTGTGCCCGCGTAGCGCACCGCCGGACATGAAGCGCGCCGGCCGCACCTCCTGCGACGAGTACCCGTTCGCCTCCTCGTATGAGGGCGGCACGCATCTCCACGCCAACCAGCGGGAGATCACCTGGGTGAAGGTTCAGGAGAACAAGTCCCAGGGCGGACGTATCACGGCGTGGCGCGGCCAGATGCACGTCATGGACCACGACCCCTTCTATGTGATCGCCTGA
- a CDS encoding DUF6207 family protein, whose product MDILEVHVSEPGLVVVDIAAADDQTAFAFHSALASMWATTAVERTRRDPGQPGVRLRCYLDMRQQP is encoded by the coding sequence ATGGACATTCTCGAGGTGCACGTCTCGGAGCCGGGTCTGGTCGTCGTGGACATCGCGGCGGCCGACGATCAGACCGCCTTCGCCTTTCACTCGGCGCTGGCCTCGATGTGGGCGACGACCGCGGTGGAGCGCACGAGGCGGGATCCCGGTCAGCCCGGGGTCCGGCTGCGCTGCTACCTCGACATGCGTCAACAGCCCTGA
- a CDS encoding lamin tail domain-containing protein translates to MAVAVVGAVALPASAADYHHGRQQHPVVFISDVQYDSPGRDDGSNRSLNAEWVEITNDSRQAVNLDGWTLVDEDGYTYTFDHYRLNGRATVRVHTGVGRDTRTDLYQDRRNYVWDNDADTATLRNDRGRFVDDASWGRHRHGGDGWRHEADRRG, encoded by the coding sequence GTGGCCGTTGCAGTGGTGGGTGCGGTGGCGCTGCCGGCGTCGGCCGCCGACTATCACCACGGCCGCCAGCAGCACCCGGTGGTGTTCATCAGCGACGTGCAGTACGACTCCCCGGGCCGCGATGACGGCTCCAACCGCTCGCTGAACGCGGAGTGGGTGGAGATCACCAACGACTCCCGGCAGGCGGTGAACCTGGATGGCTGGACCCTGGTCGACGAGGACGGCTACACCTACACCTTCGACCACTACCGGCTGAACGGCCGCGCGACCGTCCGCGTCCACACCGGCGTCGGACGCGACACCCGCACGGACCTGTACCAGGACCGCCGCAACTACGTATGGGACAACGACGCCGACACCGCAACCCTGCGCAACGACCGCGGCCGCTTCGTCGACGACGCCTCCTGGGGCCGTCACCGCCACGGCGGTGACGGCTGGCGTCACGAAGCAGACCGCCGCGGCTGA
- a CDS encoding NUDIX domain-containing protein: MTSTPEQPTAAPFSRIKIRTGAVVFCGDEVALIRRDRADSTHYTPPGGNVEHGEDLEGALARELQEELGLDVGQAEGGDLLWVIDQRVTRPGPTPPPRKLHLIYRLQITEDIRATLAEQELDELPDGSYEVGLIEWVDRRKAADLPLFPPIGPALAALPDPRAPITNAALDAVTDENYTWV, translated from the coding sequence ATGACGAGTACTCCCGAGCAGCCGACAGCTGCCCCGTTCTCCCGGATCAAGATCCGTACCGGGGCCGTCGTCTTCTGCGGCGACGAGGTCGCTCTCATCCGCCGTGACCGGGCCGACTCCACCCACTACACCCCGCCCGGCGGCAACGTCGAACACGGTGAAGACCTCGAAGGCGCCCTCGCCCGCGAGCTGCAGGAAGAACTCGGGCTCGACGTCGGACAGGCCGAAGGCGGCGACCTGCTGTGGGTCATCGACCAACGTGTCACCCGCCCCGGCCCCACCCCGCCGCCCCGCAAACTCCACCTGATCTACCGCCTGCAAATCACCGAGGACATCCGCGCCACACTCGCCGAGCAAGAGCTCGACGAACTCCCCGACGGCAGCTACGAAGTCGGCTTGATCGAGTGGGTCGACCGCCGTAAGGCCGCCGACCTGCCCCTCTTCCCGCCCATCGGACCCGCGCTCGCCGCCCTCCCCGACCCCCGAGCCCCCATCACCAACGCCGCCTTGGACGCAGTCACCGACGAGAATTACACCTGGGTGTAG
- a CDS encoding HNH endonuclease family protein, which yields MRIPRTAATASALAALLIPATAHAAPVAAPGESVTLPVRDALAQLPVSDEDRTGYERTAFKHWVDADRDGCNTRAEVLKAEAVVAPVQGPGCKLSGGRWYSPYDDRYINGPSGLDIDHLVPLAEAWDSGASAWTAKEREAYANDLGDDRALIAVSAASNRSKADQDPSTWLPPAAGYRCQYVTDWVADKTRWGLSIDTDEQAALTEVLGNCPNVPVTVTPAR from the coding sequence GTGCGCATCCCCCGTACCGCCGCCACGGCCTCAGCACTCGCAGCTCTCCTCATCCCCGCGACCGCCCACGCCGCCCCCGTTGCCGCGCCCGGCGAAAGCGTCACGCTGCCCGTGCGCGACGCCCTTGCCCAGCTTCCGGTGTCCGACGAGGACCGCACCGGCTACGAGCGCACCGCGTTCAAACACTGGGTCGATGCCGACCGGGACGGCTGCAACACCCGGGCGGAGGTGCTCAAGGCGGAGGCCGTCGTCGCGCCCGTGCAGGGCCCGGGCTGCAAGCTGAGCGGCGGCCGCTGGTATTCGCCGTACGACGACCGCTACATCAACGGGCCCAGCGGCCTGGACATCGACCACCTGGTCCCGCTCGCCGAGGCCTGGGACTCCGGCGCCTCCGCCTGGACGGCGAAGGAACGCGAGGCCTACGCCAACGACCTCGGCGATGACCGCGCCCTGATTGCGGTGTCGGCCGCCTCGAACCGGTCCAAGGCCGACCAGGACCCGTCCACGTGGCTGCCGCCGGCCGCCGGCTACCGCTGCCAGTACGTCACCGACTGGGTGGCCGACAAAACGCGCTGGGGCCTGAGCATCGACACCGACGAGCAGGCCGCGCTCACCGAGGTACTCGGCAACTGTCCGAATGTCCCCGTCACGGTCACACCAGCCCGCTGA